A portion of the Rhodococcus pseudokoreensis genome contains these proteins:
- a CDS encoding alpha/beta fold hydrolase — protein sequence MRVSVRMLALGCAAAAPMVLASACGSNGDAAPDPEAVFTAAACPSPNVPGLPQLDLGAEFSCGTLTVPEDRSRPDGRRIELAVTRLAATSQTPRPDPLVYLTGGPGGPALASAAQVAPLGLNRDRDVLFLGQRGTMHSDPFLACPEIDEFQAAQTGLSPLDPATAPLDAEATRTCRDRVAGGGYDLGAYDTTENAADVADLRVALGLDEWNVYGVSYGTDLALTVLRDHPDGIRSVVLDSVVPTQNNIIEGFWPGAAEGFRALFDACAAQRACAAAYPGLEDEFTATVNRLAAAPLTVDLSGRRVVLDGYTFANLVIQQSLAPGNYAGLPALVHATATGDGVPAATALLGTVTPPGLIGYGLTFGVFCGEQTAFTDREQVAATAKRALPDFPDAVLSLVPQAARIFDDCDVWDVPASDAGVHEPTGSAVPTLLLTGSLDAVTPPSQARIAAATLSRSEVLEFPGLGHDVLQSSDCAPAVTVGFLEQPTGGYDTSCLTRVQMPVFTTG from the coding sequence ATGCGGGTGTCGGTGCGGATGCTGGCCCTGGGATGTGCGGCGGCGGCGCCGATGGTCCTGGCGTCGGCGTGCGGGTCCAACGGCGATGCGGCACCCGATCCGGAGGCCGTCTTCACCGCCGCCGCGTGCCCGTCGCCGAACGTCCCCGGACTGCCGCAACTGGACCTCGGCGCCGAGTTCAGCTGCGGCACGTTGACCGTGCCGGAGGACCGCTCCCGTCCGGACGGACGACGCATCGAACTGGCCGTGACGCGGCTCGCTGCCACGTCTCAGACCCCGCGCCCCGACCCGCTCGTCTATCTCACGGGCGGTCCGGGCGGGCCCGCGCTCGCGAGCGCCGCCCAGGTCGCGCCGCTCGGGCTGAACCGCGACCGCGACGTCCTGTTCCTCGGCCAGCGCGGCACCATGCATTCCGACCCCTTCCTGGCATGCCCCGAGATCGACGAGTTCCAGGCGGCGCAGACGGGTCTGAGCCCGCTCGATCCGGCGACCGCCCCGCTCGACGCCGAGGCCACCCGGACCTGCCGCGACCGGGTCGCCGGGGGTGGCTACGACCTCGGCGCGTACGACACCACGGAGAATGCCGCCGACGTCGCGGATCTGCGGGTGGCGCTCGGCCTGGACGAGTGGAACGTCTACGGCGTCTCGTACGGCACCGACCTCGCGCTCACCGTGCTCCGCGACCACCCGGACGGCATCCGCAGCGTGGTGCTGGACTCGGTCGTGCCGACGCAGAACAACATCATCGAGGGCTTCTGGCCGGGCGCCGCCGAGGGCTTCCGGGCACTGTTCGACGCGTGCGCGGCCCAGCGGGCGTGCGCCGCGGCGTACCCGGGTCTGGAGGACGAATTCACCGCGACCGTGAACCGGCTGGCCGCCGCGCCGCTGACCGTCGACCTGTCCGGCAGGCGCGTCGTGCTCGACGGGTACACGTTCGCGAATCTGGTGATTCAGCAGAGCCTCGCGCCGGGCAACTACGCCGGACTCCCGGCGCTCGTCCACGCGACCGCCACCGGCGACGGCGTCCCGGCCGCGACCGCACTGCTCGGCACGGTGACGCCGCCCGGCCTCATCGGCTACGGACTGACGTTCGGGGTGTTCTGCGGCGAGCAGACGGCGTTCACCGACCGGGAGCAGGTTGCCGCCACCGCGAAGCGGGCGCTTCCGGACTTCCCGGACGCGGTGCTGTCGCTGGTGCCGCAGGCCGCCCGGATCTTCGACGACTGCGATGTCTGGGACGTGCCCGCGTCCGACGCCGGCGTGCACGAGCCCACGGGAAGTGCCGTGCCGACCCTGCTCCTCACCGGGTCGCTCGACGCTGTCACCCCGCCGTCGCAGGCGCGCATCGCTGCCGCCACCCTGTCGCGGTCAGAGGTGCTCGAGTTTCCCGGGCTCGGCCACGACGTGCTGCAGTCCTCGGACTGCGCCCCTGCCGTCACGGTCGGTTTCCTCGAGCAGCCGACCGGCGGCTACGACACGAGTTGCCTGACGCGGGTGCAGATGCCGGTGTTCACGACCGGGTGA
- a CDS encoding DUF998 domain-containing protein, giving the protein MVTTSVRLSHPDFQWWAARAGVAGPVLFTAGFLVQETFLRDDYSRIADPISALEADPSGWIQQLNILAFAVLLTIFAAGLHRGIANTRYGWTGPALLGVAALGLILAAVFPLREDPAGEPYDPGHHVIAGVTFFSCSALALAVLSHRFAADPRWRGLARYVGVAGIVGLGCFVLLGRFAMPGGAPLHEIAGLLQRMTILAVTFPALVAIALRLRRLASRPPALTRS; this is encoded by the coding sequence ATGGTCACCACGTCAGTTCGTCTGTCACACCCCGACTTCCAGTGGTGGGCGGCCCGCGCGGGCGTCGCGGGTCCGGTGCTGTTCACCGCGGGATTTCTCGTCCAGGAGACGTTCCTCCGGGACGACTACAGCCGGATCGCCGACCCGATCAGTGCTCTCGAGGCGGACCCGAGTGGCTGGATCCAGCAGCTGAACATCCTGGCCTTCGCCGTGCTGTTGACGATCTTCGCGGCCGGACTGCACCGTGGCATCGCGAACACGCGGTACGGCTGGACAGGGCCCGCTCTGCTCGGTGTGGCAGCGCTGGGGCTGATCCTCGCCGCGGTGTTTCCGTTGCGCGAGGATCCGGCAGGGGAGCCCTACGATCCGGGCCATCACGTGATCGCGGGGGTCACGTTCTTCTCCTGCAGTGCGCTCGCCCTGGCTGTGCTGTCGCACCGGTTCGCCGCCGATCCGCGGTGGCGTGGCCTGGCGCGCTACGTCGGGGTCGCCGGGATCGTCGGTCTGGGGTGTTTCGTGTTGCTCGGCCGGTTCGCGATGCCGGGCGGCGCACCGCTGCACGAGATCGCCGGGCTGCTCCAACGCATGACAATTCTCGCCGTGACGTTCCCGGCGCTGGTGGCGATCGCCCTGCGGCTCCGCCGCCTCGCCAGCCGGCCTCCGGCTCTCACCCGGTCGTGA
- a CDS encoding PepSY domain-containing protein, translating into MTSRIVRCASLIPVVAASALLLGGCGSDSSDSPSTSASATTSATAAMTSSPMTTSAAGAAAVTKEQAEQTALATVPGGTVVNSEQQQRDGKPVWHVHIRDAKGWDYDVNVDAATGTVVSDSQDGQTTTTAAPAPPAGAVTQQQAEQIALATVPGGTVSNSEQQQRDGKPVWHIHIRDAKGWDYDVNVDEATGAVLPDN; encoded by the coding sequence ATGACCAGCAGAATTGTGCGCTGTGCGAGCCTGATCCCGGTAGTCGCGGCCTCCGCGCTGCTGCTGGGCGGATGCGGTTCCGACAGCAGCGACAGCCCGTCGACCTCCGCCAGTGCCACGACGTCGGCCACGGCAGCGATGACGTCGTCCCCCATGACCACGAGCGCCGCAGGGGCCGCGGCGGTCACCAAGGAACAGGCGGAGCAGACCGCTCTCGCGACGGTTCCGGGCGGCACGGTCGTGAACTCGGAGCAGCAGCAGCGGGACGGTAAGCCGGTGTGGCACGTCCACATCCGCGATGCCAAGGGCTGGGACTACGACGTCAACGTCGACGCGGCGACCGGCACGGTGGTGTCCGACAGCCAGGACGGGCAGACCACCACGACCGCCGCACCCGCACCCCCCGCAGGCGCGGTAACCCAGCAGCAGGCCGAGCAGATCGCTCTCGCGACGGTCCCGGGTGGCACGGTCTCGAATTCGGAGCAGCAGCAGCGGGACGGTAAGCCGGTGTGGCACATTCACATCCGCGATGCCAAGGGCTGGGACTACGACGTGAACGTCGACGAGGCGACCGGAGCTGTGCTCCCCGACAACTGA
- a CDS encoding DUF1707 SHOCT-like domain-containing protein produces the protein MSEISHPQPPLPGGVRIGTVEREQAAAALAEHFAAGRLETDEFDARVQAAYLAKTAGDLVPLFADLPDKQRFTSEPERVRVRRDPRREAAALRVLVFVVAILAAILWVALVRVPPLVFLPIIWLVLARRSFGRRSCRAW, from the coding sequence ATGAGCGAGATCAGTCATCCACAGCCACCCCTTCCTGGCGGAGTCCGCATCGGGACCGTGGAGCGGGAGCAAGCAGCAGCGGCACTCGCCGAACATTTCGCAGCCGGACGGCTCGAGACCGACGAGTTCGACGCGCGGGTGCAGGCGGCGTACCTCGCCAAGACCGCCGGCGACCTCGTGCCGCTCTTCGCGGATCTTCCGGACAAGCAGCGCTTCACGTCCGAACCCGAACGGGTGCGCGTGCGACGCGACCCGCGGCGGGAGGCGGCGGCGCTGCGGGTACTCGTGTTCGTGGTGGCCATTCTCGCCGCGATCCTGTGGGTCGCGCTGGTCCGCGTCCCCCCGCTCGTCTTCCTGCCCATCATCTGGCTCGTGCTCGCCCGGCGCAGCTTCGGGCGGCGGTCGTGCCGGGCGTGGTGA
- a CDS encoding PLDc N-terminal domain-containing protein produces MLYVALLAFVLWVLCFADAVTTDDDQFRNLSKEGWLVIVLLLPLVGSVLWLVAGRPQKIPRDRLPADPEEAEFVRRCRERAEEQRRQGFHGRDQE; encoded by the coding sequence ATGCTGTACGTCGCGTTGCTCGCATTCGTGTTGTGGGTCCTGTGCTTCGCCGACGCCGTCACCACCGACGACGACCAGTTCCGGAACCTCTCGAAGGAGGGCTGGCTGGTGATCGTGCTGCTGCTTCCGCTCGTCGGCTCGGTGCTGTGGCTGGTGGCCGGGCGGCCGCAGAAGATTCCTCGTGATCGGCTGCCCGCCGACCCGGAGGAAGCCGAGTTCGTGCGGCGGTGCCGGGAACGCGCGGAGGAACAGCGCCGGCAAGGTTTCCACGGGCGCGACCAGGAATAG
- a CDS encoding pyridoxal phosphate-dependent aminotransferase produces MRPESQRSNIQTFHVMDVWKAATERQRTHGDVLTLAAGQPSTPAPQPVLRATREVLDGHLLGYTETFGILPLREAIAGYHAGKYGIDVDAEDVVVTTGSSGAFTLLFLAAFDVGDTVVVARPGYPAYRNTLAALGCNVIEIDCGADTRFQPTVAMLDALPEPPAGLIVASPANPTGTVIDPGELAALARWCDAHGTLLISDEIYHGIGYGEQAMTSSWETSRESVVVGSVSKYFSMTGWRLGWMLVPEGLRRPLQRLASNMTVCPPAISQYAAIAAFTEESRAELDGHVQRYAVNRELLLTGLPELGIADLAPADGAFYVYADIGHLLGGTHGATSTEWCSRLLQDTGLALAPGIDFDTVHGDKTVRLSFAGSTAEVRESLVRLGRWL; encoded by the coding sequence GTGCGTCCCGAATCCCAGCGGTCCAACATCCAGACCTTCCACGTGATGGACGTGTGGAAGGCCGCCACCGAACGTCAGCGCACCCACGGCGACGTGCTGACGCTCGCGGCGGGGCAGCCGTCCACGCCCGCGCCGCAGCCGGTCCTCCGCGCCACGCGGGAAGTGCTCGACGGGCACCTGCTCGGCTACACGGAGACGTTCGGGATCCTGCCGCTGCGGGAGGCGATCGCCGGATATCACGCCGGCAAATACGGAATCGACGTCGACGCCGAGGACGTCGTCGTGACCACCGGTTCCTCCGGCGCGTTCACGCTGCTGTTCCTCGCCGCCTTCGACGTCGGCGACACCGTCGTGGTCGCCCGCCCCGGCTACCCGGCCTACCGGAACACGCTCGCCGCGCTCGGCTGCAACGTCATCGAGATCGACTGCGGAGCCGACACCCGGTTCCAGCCGACGGTCGCGATGCTCGACGCCCTGCCCGAGCCGCCCGCCGGGCTGATTGTCGCGAGCCCCGCCAACCCCACCGGCACCGTCATAGACCCCGGCGAACTGGCCGCCCTCGCCCGCTGGTGCGACGCCCACGGGACGTTGCTGATCTCCGACGAGATCTATCACGGCATCGGATACGGCGAGCAGGCGATGACCAGTTCGTGGGAGACGTCCCGCGAATCCGTCGTCGTCGGCTCGGTGTCCAAGTACTTCTCGATGACGGGCTGGCGGCTGGGCTGGATGCTGGTCCCCGAGGGGCTGCGCAGGCCGTTGCAGCGGCTGGCGTCGAACATGACGGTGTGCCCGCCCGCCATCTCGCAGTACGCGGCGATCGCGGCGTTCACCGAGGAATCGAGGGCCGAACTCGACGGCCACGTGCAGCGCTACGCCGTGAACCGGGAGCTGCTGCTGACCGGTCTCCCGGAGCTGGGCATCGCCGACCTGGCGCCCGCCGACGGGGCGTTCTACGTGTACGCCGACATCGGGCACCTGCTCGGCGGAACCCACGGCGCGACGTCGACGGAATGGTGCTCGCGGCTGCTGCAGGACACCGGTCTGGCGCTGGCCCCCGGCATCGATTTCGACACCGTCCACGGAGACAAGACCGTCCGGCTGTCGTTCGCCGGATCCACGGCCGAGGTCCGGGAATCCCTGGTGCGACTGGGCCGCTGGCTGTAG
- a CDS encoding LysR family transcriptional regulator, which yields MTQPATHMCKYAEVTSGAALPSPDDLLVLLAVGRTGRFNTAADDLGVNHTTISRRIASLEKSLGGRVLVKAAGGWELTDLGRQALTAAERVEAAVHGLVTEPGGADHLKGVVRVSATDGFSAYIAAPAGALIRSRHPDVSVEIVAITRRASQHRSGLDIEIVVGKPQVHRAEALWLADYTLGLYGARSYLSEHGTPTRVSDLADHSLVYFIDSMLQVDELDLARRLTVSMRESVTSTNVFVHVEATRASAGIGLLPCFMADRHDDLVRVLPGQVEATLAYWLVARPESLRRPEVAAVVGAIRETVESQRDALAGE from the coding sequence ATGACGCAACCTGCAACCCACATGTGCAAATATGCAGAAGTGACGTCCGGAGCAGCCCTACCCAGCCCCGACGACCTCCTCGTCCTGCTGGCAGTCGGGCGGACCGGTCGCTTCAACACCGCCGCCGACGACCTCGGGGTCAACCACACGACCATCTCGCGCCGGATCGCGAGCCTCGAGAAAAGCCTCGGCGGCCGGGTCCTCGTGAAGGCCGCCGGCGGGTGGGAGCTCACCGACCTCGGGCGGCAGGCGCTGACCGCCGCCGAACGCGTCGAGGCCGCCGTCCACGGACTGGTCACCGAACCCGGCGGCGCCGACCACCTGAAGGGCGTCGTCCGGGTCTCGGCGACCGACGGGTTCAGCGCCTACATCGCGGCACCCGCAGGCGCGCTGATCCGCAGCAGGCACCCCGACGTGTCCGTGGAGATCGTCGCGATCACCCGCCGGGCATCGCAGCATCGCTCGGGACTCGACATCGAGATCGTCGTGGGCAAACCGCAGGTGCACCGGGCGGAGGCGCTGTGGCTGGCCGACTACACCCTCGGCCTGTACGGCGCGCGGTCGTATCTGTCCGAACACGGCACCCCGACGCGGGTGAGCGATCTGGCCGATCACTCACTCGTCTACTTCATCGACTCGATGCTCCAGGTCGACGAACTCGACCTCGCACGCCGCCTCACCGTCTCGATGCGCGAATCGGTGACGTCGACCAACGTGTTCGTGCACGTCGAGGCCACCCGGGCGTCGGCAGGCATCGGGTTGCTGCCGTGCTTCATGGCCGACCGCCACGACGACCTCGTGCGGGTGCTGCCCGGGCAGGTCGAGGCCACGCTGGCGTACTGGCTCGTGGCGCGGCCCGAGTCGCTGCGACGACCGGAGGTCGCGGCGGTGGTGGGGGCGATCCGGGAGACGGTCGAATCGCAGCGGGATGCGTTGGCGGGGGAGTGA
- a CDS encoding MFS transporter, which produces MSVDETAHAKEAPPSGLKKVVGASMAGTVVEWYEFFLYGTAATLVFSKVFFAAGGNELDAIIAAFVTYAVGFVARPLGGIVFGHFGDKFGRKQLLQFSLLLVGTATFLMGCLPTYGQIGYWAPALLVTLRFIQGFAVGGEWGGAVLLVAEHSPNKSRGFWASWPQAGVPAGNLVATVVLLILTTTLSDESFLSWGWRVAFWLSAVIVLVGYYIRTKVTDAPIFIQAQKEAEHIKETSFSVFEVLKRYPRGVLTAMGLRFGENVMYYLVVTFSITYLKIVVHTDTAQILWWMLIAHAVHFAAIPLVGRLSDTIGRRPVYMIGALTAGTWGFFAFPMMNSGHNAVILSAIIIGLVFHAFMYAGQPAIMAEMFPTRMRYSGVSLGYQVTSIVAGSLAPIIAASLLSKYDSAVPIAIYLAIACLITAVAVVVARETKGISLESIDAADAQILADEKSADAENGVPA; this is translated from the coding sequence ATGAGCGTCGACGAAACAGCGCACGCGAAGGAAGCCCCGCCGTCCGGGCTGAAGAAGGTGGTCGGCGCGTCCATGGCCGGCACCGTCGTCGAGTGGTACGAGTTCTTCCTCTACGGCACCGCGGCGACGCTCGTGTTCAGCAAGGTCTTCTTCGCGGCAGGCGGCAACGAACTCGACGCGATCATCGCGGCATTCGTGACCTACGCCGTGGGCTTCGTCGCCCGGCCGCTCGGCGGCATCGTCTTCGGTCACTTCGGCGACAAGTTCGGCCGCAAACAACTGCTCCAGTTCAGCCTTCTGCTCGTCGGAACGGCCACGTTCCTGATGGGCTGCCTGCCCACGTACGGCCAGATCGGGTACTGGGCCCCTGCCCTGCTCGTCACCCTCCGCTTCATTCAGGGGTTCGCCGTCGGCGGCGAGTGGGGCGGCGCGGTGCTGCTGGTGGCCGAGCACAGCCCGAACAAGTCCCGCGGCTTCTGGGCGTCCTGGCCGCAGGCCGGCGTGCCGGCGGGCAACCTCGTTGCGACCGTGGTGCTGCTGATCCTCACGACGACGCTGTCCGACGAGTCCTTCCTCAGCTGGGGCTGGCGCGTGGCGTTCTGGCTGTCGGCCGTCATCGTCCTCGTCGGCTACTACATCCGCACCAAGGTGACGGACGCGCCGATCTTCATCCAGGCGCAGAAGGAAGCGGAGCACATCAAGGAAACGTCGTTCAGCGTCTTCGAGGTGCTCAAGCGCTACCCCCGCGGCGTGCTGACGGCGATGGGCCTGCGCTTCGGTGAGAACGTCATGTACTACCTGGTGGTCACGTTCTCGATCACGTACCTCAAGATCGTCGTCCACACGGACACCGCGCAGATCCTCTGGTGGATGCTGATCGCCCACGCCGTGCACTTCGCGGCGATCCCGCTCGTCGGCCGGCTCTCCGACACCATCGGCCGCCGTCCCGTCTACATGATCGGTGCGCTGACCGCGGGCACGTGGGGCTTCTTCGCCTTCCCGATGATGAACAGCGGGCACAACGCCGTCATCCTCAGTGCGATCATCATCGGCCTGGTGTTCCACGCGTTCATGTACGCCGGGCAGCCGGCGATCATGGCCGAGATGTTCCCGACGCGCATGCGGTACTCGGGTGTCTCCCTCGGCTACCAGGTGACGTCGATCGTGGCCGGTTCGCTGGCGCCGATCATCGCGGCCAGCCTGCTCAGCAAGTACGACTCGGCCGTTCCGATCGCGATCTACCTGGCGATCGCCTGCCTGATCACCGCTGTCGCCGTCGTCGTCGCCCGGGAGACCAAGGGCATCTCGCTCGAGTCGATCGACGCGGCGGACGCGCAGATCCTCGCGGACGAGAAGTCGGCCGACGCCGAGAACGGGGTCCCGGCATGA
- a CDS encoding 3-hydroxybutyrate dehydrogenase encodes MTEQNLAGRTALVTGGASGIGAACARALAARGAHVTVADLDDVAAKSLADEIDGTAWHVDLLDTDPLTELRLETDILVNNAGIQTISPIEEFRPEDFRRIQTLMVEAPFLLIRAALPHMYATGFGRIVNVSSVHGLRASAFKAAYVTAKHGLEGLSKVTALEGGPHGVTSNCVNPGYVLTPLVQKQIADQAQVHGISESDVIEKVMLTESAIKRLVEPSEVASLVAWLASADAGMVTGASYTIDGGWTAR; translated from the coding sequence ATGACCGAGCAGAACCTGGCCGGGCGCACCGCGCTCGTCACCGGCGGTGCCAGCGGCATCGGTGCGGCCTGCGCCCGGGCGCTCGCGGCGCGCGGAGCGCACGTCACGGTCGCCGACCTCGACGACGTGGCCGCCAAGAGCCTCGCCGACGAGATCGACGGAACGGCGTGGCACGTCGACCTCCTCGACACCGATCCGCTCACCGAGTTGCGGCTCGAGACCGACATCCTCGTCAACAACGCCGGGATCCAAACGATCAGTCCCATCGAGGAGTTCCGCCCCGAGGATTTCCGGCGCATCCAGACGCTGATGGTCGAGGCGCCGTTCCTACTGATCCGCGCCGCCCTGCCGCACATGTATGCGACGGGTTTCGGGCGCATCGTCAACGTGTCGTCGGTGCACGGACTGCGTGCGTCGGCGTTCAAGGCCGCGTACGTCACCGCCAAGCACGGGCTCGAGGGACTGTCGAAGGTGACGGCCCTCGAGGGCGGTCCGCACGGCGTCACCAGCAACTGCGTCAACCCCGGGTACGTGCTGACGCCGCTCGTCCAGAAGCAGATCGCGGATCAGGCGCAGGTGCACGGCATCAGCGAGTCCGACGTGATCGAGAAGGTGATGCTCACCGAGAGCGCGATCAAGCGGCTGGTGGAACCGTCGGAGGTCGCCTCCCTCGTCGCGTGGCTCGCGTCCGCCGACGCGGGCATGGTCACCGGCGCCTCCTACACGATCGACGGAGGCTGGACCGCCCGCTGA
- the purD gene encoding phosphoribosylamine--glycine ligase gives MRVLVIGSGAREHALLIALARDPGVSALMCAPGNAGIGKIAEQHSVDIASGEAVAALAKTLDADLVVVGPEVPLVLGVADAVRAAGIACFGPSADAARIEGSKAFAKDVMAAAGVKTAHSEIVDSPAKLDEALDRFGPNWVVKDDGLAAGKGVVVTTDRDAARDHAAELLENGHPVLLESFLDGPEVSLFCVVDGETVVPLLPAQDHKRVGDGDTGPNTGGMGAYTPLPWLPEQTVTQIVDDVVKPVAAELVARGSAFSGLLYAGLAIGKDGPAVVEFNCRFGDPETQAVLALLKSPLGELLNAAATGTLDRVAPLEWQDGSAVTVVVAAEHYPATPRTGDVITGADGDGVLHAGTKLVDDQVVSAGGRVLSVVGVGADLDAARADAYSKISAIKLPGSHFRKDIGLAAVEGRIAIP, from the coding sequence GTGCGCGTACTCGTTATCGGCTCCGGAGCCCGTGAACATGCCCTCCTTATCGCCCTTGCCCGCGATCCGGGTGTCAGTGCCCTGATGTGCGCGCCCGGCAATGCCGGGATCGGCAAGATCGCCGAGCAGCACTCGGTCGACATCGCGTCCGGGGAGGCGGTGGCGGCCCTCGCGAAGACGCTGGACGCCGACCTCGTCGTGGTGGGCCCCGAGGTCCCGCTGGTGCTCGGTGTCGCGGACGCCGTCCGCGCGGCGGGCATCGCCTGCTTCGGCCCGTCGGCCGACGCCGCGCGCATCGAGGGTTCCAAGGCGTTCGCGAAGGACGTCATGGCCGCCGCCGGTGTGAAGACCGCGCACAGCGAGATCGTCGACTCGCCCGCCAAGCTGGACGAGGCACTCGACCGCTTCGGGCCGAACTGGGTGGTCAAGGACGACGGCCTCGCGGCGGGCAAGGGTGTGGTGGTCACCACCGATCGGGACGCCGCCCGCGACCACGCGGCCGAACTGCTCGAGAACGGCCACCCCGTCCTCCTCGAATCCTTCCTCGACGGTCCCGAGGTGTCGCTGTTCTGCGTCGTCGACGGTGAGACCGTCGTGCCGCTGCTGCCGGCCCAGGACCACAAGCGCGTCGGCGACGGCGACACCGGACCCAACACCGGCGGCATGGGTGCCTACACGCCGCTCCCGTGGCTGCCCGAGCAGACCGTGACCCAGATCGTCGACGACGTCGTGAAGCCCGTCGCCGCCGAACTCGTCGCCCGCGGCAGTGCCTTCAGCGGCCTGCTGTACGCCGGGCTGGCGATCGGCAAGGACGGCCCCGCCGTCGTCGAGTTCAACTGCCGCTTCGGTGACCCCGAGACGCAGGCGGTTCTCGCGCTGCTGAAGAGCCCGCTCGGGGAGCTGCTGAACGCGGCGGCCACCGGAACGCTCGACCGGGTCGCGCCGCTCGAATGGCAGGACGGCTCGGCGGTGACCGTCGTCGTCGCGGCCGAGCACTACCCGGCGACCCCGCGCACCGGCGACGTGATCACCGGAGCCGACGGTGACGGCGTCCTGCACGCAGGCACCAAGCTCGTCGACGACCAGGTGGTCTCCGCCGGTGGTCGTGTGCTCAGCGTGGTCGGAGTCGGAGCCGACCTCGACGCGGCCCGCGCGGACGCGTACTCCAAGATCTCCGCGATCAAGCTGCCGGGAAGCCACTTCCGGAAGGACATCGGGCTGGCCGCGGTCGAGGGCCGCATCGCCATTCCCTGA
- a CDS encoding FAD-dependent oxidoreductase — MAEIETDVLVIGAGMAGLTAAARAATRGKSVVVVEKSAAIGGSAQFAGYAWTAPSHEVMDEVNPDGDPELRRALVDGFSDGIDWIRSLGVHCADAVTVLRYGTGHQFDTNRYIDECRRRIRSHGGELHSSAETLSLLALDGGVVGARVRLTDGTECEIRSPATILATGGFQASPELASAHIHPAASEMQLRSNPTSAGDGLRLAEDVGAATGTDRSGFYGHLVPTGVRFRDPSDFVALSLYYSEHALLFNLDNRRFTDETVGDHLTTMDLLEQPESRGLLVADTRVYRDWITGSYVEGAASLDKYDLAQRRGGRCGIAENLDEFAYLPEEWGYDGAAIADQIRSLNAASADGQPPRRFDSSPLDEGPYYLVEACPALTFPLHGIRIDEHGRVLDSAGGTISGLFAAGSDTGGLYNRAYTGGIAPALVFGLAAADRAACRP; from the coding sequence ATGGCAGAAATCGAAACCGACGTACTTGTCATCGGCGCCGGAATGGCCGGGTTGACTGCGGCCGCGCGGGCGGCGACTCGCGGAAAATCGGTTGTCGTCGTCGAGAAGTCCGCGGCGATCGGCGGGTCCGCCCAGTTCGCCGGATACGCCTGGACCGCGCCTTCGCACGAGGTCATGGACGAGGTCAACCCGGACGGTGATCCGGAATTACGGCGGGCGCTCGTCGACGGATTCTCCGACGGAATCGACTGGATCCGGTCACTCGGCGTCCACTGCGCGGACGCGGTGACCGTACTCCGCTACGGCACCGGCCATCAGTTCGACACCAACCGGTACATCGACGAGTGTCGTCGCCGAATCCGAAGTCACGGCGGTGAGTTGCACTCGAGTGCGGAGACTCTCTCGTTGCTCGCGCTGGACGGTGGAGTCGTCGGTGCGCGGGTCCGGCTCACGGACGGTACCGAATGTGAAATACGTTCCCCGGCGACGATTCTCGCGACAGGCGGCTTCCAGGCGAGTCCCGAATTGGCCTCCGCGCACATCCACCCCGCGGCTAGCGAGATGCAACTGCGCTCCAATCCCACCAGTGCGGGAGACGGGCTACGCCTGGCCGAGGACGTCGGCGCGGCGACCGGGACGGATCGGTCCGGCTTCTACGGCCACCTCGTACCGACGGGCGTCCGATTCCGCGACCCGTCGGATTTCGTCGCACTCTCGCTCTACTACAGCGAGCACGCGCTGCTGTTCAACCTCGACAACCGTCGTTTCACGGATGAGACCGTCGGGGACCATCTGACCACGATGGACCTCCTGGAGCAGCCCGAGTCGCGAGGGTTGCTCGTTGCCGATACGCGGGTCTACCGCGACTGGATCACCGGCAGCTACGTGGAGGGCGCCGCGTCTCTCGACAAGTACGACCTCGCGCAGCGCCGGGGTGGGCGGTGTGGAATCGCCGAGAATCTCGACGAATTCGCCTACCTTCCCGAGGAGTGGGGCTACGACGGAGCTGCGATCGCGGATCAGATCCGGTCGCTCAATGCGGCCAGTGCGGACGGGCAGCCCCCGCGTAGGTTCGACTCGTCCCCGCTCGACGAGGGTCCGTACTACCTCGTCGAGGCATGCCCGGCTCTGACCTTCCCGCTCCACGGCATCCGCATCGACGAGCACGGCCGCGTCCTCGATTCGGCGGGTGGCACGATCAGCGGACTGTTCGCCGCTGGATCGGACACCGGCGGGCTCTACAACCGCGCCTACACCGGAGGCATCGCACCTGCCCTGGTGTTCGGGTTGGCTGCCGCGGACCGGGCAGCGTGCCGCCCGTGA